In Panicum virgatum strain AP13 chromosome 5K, P.virgatum_v5, whole genome shotgun sequence, the genomic window TGAACTGGAATGAAAACATGACATAAGTTGGTGCCCAATCTTGGGTTCTGTCACGTATGTAATCCAGGGTAGCTTGCTCACCAACCACGTGAAATCATGTTTCTTTGCAAACTACAACAACTTGATGTGGGTTTTGTGGCCAAAAGATGTGCTCGATGCACTCATGTCCAAGGCACCTGTCACTGGCTCCTCATTCCTTCCTTTAAAGCGAAGCATCCAAGCAAACCCAGAGCAACAGATGTCTTAGGTGCATTCCCCGAGCTGTCCGCCGCCCATCCAACTGCTCTGATGGTGTCCTCGACATCACATccgtcgccggctcgccgctcgCGAGCCTGCGTTCTCCTCTCGATCCGACACACACTGTGCACACGACATGTGTCGTCTCTGCCTCATTGCCTTGGTTATCATGTGTGTCGCGCGCAGGAGGAGACGGCTCACTTTGGCATGAACCTCGTCGACGGCCACTGCGACTCGGAGGACGGCCTCGCCGGCTGGGCTCCGTCGGGCTCGTGCACGCTCTccgcgcacgccgaggaccCGCCGGCGGCCGACGCGCTCCCTCCGCCGCTGGCAGCCACggcggacggcgacgacgacgaggaggaggaggaggcggtctGGCGCGCGCGCAAGCCCAGCGGCCGGTACGTCCTCGCGGCGCACCGCAGGGACGAGAAGGACGGGCTGTGCCGGGCGCTCTCGCGCGCGCCGAGGCCCAAGGTCACGTACCGGGTGGCCGGGTGGgtcggcgtgggcggcggcggcgcggagggctCCCACGCCGTGCACGTCGAGGTCCGCGTGGACGACCACcgccgggtcggcggcggcgtggtcgtcgtcgAGCCCGGGAAGTGGGGCGACATCAAGGGCTCGTTCCgggtcgacgacgacgagccgccGCGCGGCGCCAAGGTGTACGTGCacgggccgccggccggggtggaTTTCAAGGTCATGGACCTGCAGGTGTGCGCCGTGAACAAGATCCCAAGGCTCAGGCACCTCAGGAAGAAGGCTGACAGGGTAcgtgctgctagctgctgcattTCAATTTCCTGCCCACGTGAATGAATCAACGAGTGGATGAACATTGCAGGTGCGCAAGCGTGACGTGGTTCTGAAGCTCAGCAGCCGGGGGGCGGAGGACGGCGTGTCGGGCGTCGCCGGAGCGCGCATCCAGGTGATCCAGGTCCAGAACAGCTTCCCCATCGGGTCGTGCATCACCAAGGCGGGCATCCAGAACCCCGCGTACGTGGACTTCTTCACCAGGCACTTCGACTGGGCCGTGCTGGAGAACGAGCTCAAGTGGTACTACACGGAGGCCGTCCAGGGGCTGGTGAGctacgccgacgccgacgagctcatcGGCTTCTGCGACCGGCACGGCAAGCCGGTGCGCGGGCACTGCATCTTCTGGGCGGTGGAGAACGCCGTGCAGCCGTGGGTCCGCGCCCTGAACGGCGaccagctccgcgccgccgtggaggcccGGCTGCGCGGCCTGGTGTCGCGCTACGCCGGGCGGTTCCCGCACTACGAGGTGAACAACGAGATGCTGCACGGCGCCTTCTTCAGCCAGCGCCTTGGCGACGACGTGAACGCGCACATGTTCCGGGAGACGGCGCGGATcgacccggcgccggcgctgttcGTGAACGACTACAACGTGGAGAGCGCCAACGACCCCAACGCGACGCCGGAGAAGTACGTGGCGCTGGTCACGGAcctgcagcggcgcggcgcgccggtgggcggcatcgggatccagGGCCACGTGACGCACCCGGTGGGGGACATCATCTGCGACGCGCTGGACAAACTCGCCGCCACGGGGCTCCCCATCTGGGTGACGGAGCTGGACGTGTCGGCCGCCGACGAGGCCGTGCGCGCCGACGACCTGGAGATCGTGCTCAGGGAGGCGTTCGCGCACCCAGCCGTGGAGGGCGTCATGCTGTGGGGGTTCATGCAGGGCCACATGTGGCGCTCCCACGGCCAGCTCGTCAACGCCGACGGCAGGCTCACCGAGGCCGGCAGCCGCTTCGCGGGGCTCCGCCGGGAGTGGACGTCGCACGCGAGGGGGAAGGTGGACGCCGACGGGACGTTCAGGTTCAGGGGGTTCCACGGCACGTACCAGGTATTCCTCAcgacggccgccggcgaggtgaaGAAGCAGACGTTCGACGTCAAGAAGGGGGACGTGCCGCTCGTGCTCGACATGAATTTCTAGCCTTCTTCTCGCTCCGGATGTACACACATTGGTCACGGTGATTGCGATTTACGACAAGGATTATTAGTACCATTTACTTATTCGTATATTGGGATTGGGGTGATGCATATAGATATTAGTATTGCAGGggtgaagaaaaaaaagtatGTATCTGTAGTAATGGAAGTGTGTAGAAGCTTGGTATTGTACACGGTATTTATTAATGAAAAACAGACTGCACTGAATAAACGAACAATTTGTATTTTCTGACATTTTTTTGAGGAAGTAACATATTATTATTATGCATAGCGAAAGTATACTTGGGCTGGATTcatttttagataatggaaaaaCTTCTGAAACCGCTCCAGAGAGGGCGCGACTGCCTATCGCTTGAGGTGACGCTCCTGTGAACCATTGCCTGAACAACCTATACATGTTAAATGAGCCGTCGCGTATTAGCCCAATAAACTAAGCCACAAACAATACTCTGTTGGAAGAAAAACAGaaaaacacatgcatgcatgcagatgaAACCAAAATTGATATCATCACCCACATGCAAGAAGAGTTCATATTAAAAAATGTATAAATCTTAAATCCAtacatcaaaattaaattccaaTTGCACTATTATCTTTTTTATAGcgagatcttcaaaataagaccacacttgcctatatttgcatgatatttttttaaagaaaaattaaTATTAAATAATTAGTTTCTACTGTtgagaacaaatattttaacaacatgaataaataattatttttacaaaCAAAAATCAAACAGAACCAACAAATAGTAATGCGCaacaaacaaaatattaaacatcgcGAACATTTGATTATATAGATAAATAATGGAAAATAAGTATCACGAACAAATGAGTCAATATAGGcaaacaatttaatctacaaagtgAACAAATAATTTATAATTGTGAACAAATTATTTACATGCAGATAAATAATTTTGCATGAAGAACAAATGCATCCACTTGCCAAATAAATTATTATTATATGCAAATAGGATATGTACATGAGCTGAACAAGTTAGTGTACAACTAAATTATTTTACATGCCCACTAATAAGTCTAGAATGCGACCAAATTAGTATATAGGAAGCATGAGCTTTTTTAAATATGAAGAATTAGCGTCACTTTAGAAACCATCAAATATAATTCTATTAAACTTTAGTTATATAAGAAATAAGATAGCTAGCGTGAATTACAAAAAATAGATGAACTGCAATATGAAGAAAGAATATCTAGACATGATTTTGGAATGAAACAAAGCAAAGAAAAAGTtacaaaagaaataaataatatataaaATGATTAGAACCAAAAAGGAAAATACAAATTGCAAGGAAAGGAACAGAAAAGAGAAAAACTAAAGATAATGAATAAAAAATGTTACATTCAACTCAGTCTCCACACAAAAAGAAAcagtaaaaaaatatttgcactTCATATGCGCGTCTGAGATCAATAGTGCACACTTTTCAACCACTTACAACattagaaataaaaataaaagaaggaTGGAaataaatagaaagaaaaataaatacaaaataaaaattaataaaCAAAGAAGTCAAGGCATGCATGCAGGCACAGTGTGAGTAGCAAAGCCTGCCGAAAGAAAGTGGGGCtttcctaaaaaaaaaaagtgggggCTGCTGCATGGATGCATGATTTTGGAAGGGCATGGTGCGAACATGCCGGGGCGGTGCTGTAGTGCATGCGTATCTGGACGCGTCGGAGCTAGAAAAGCTAGTGTGCAAAGTTTATTTGGGCCAATTAACTTCCTCCGGCCCACAAAAATATGCTTCAAGCGATGGTTACAATTGAAAGGGTTGGATCTGGGCCAGATCAGAGCAACCAAACAAGGCAAGCCCAGAGTTAAAACAGAGTTCCGGCGCTGCTCTGCCTAGACAAGCGAGTTGAAACAGAGCCGGAACTCGTTTTACGCAGAGAGAGACAGAGTGTGTGTGCGCATTTGCACGTGTGTGTACGAAGTTAAGGCCGTACGTGTGTGTACGAagttaaggccgtgtttagatacAGCGTAAATTTTTTTGTGACGgtattttactaatttgaagtactaaatgaagtctatttacaaaactttttaatccatgattagcggatggttactgtagcatcactgttgcaaatcatggattaagtagactcattagattcgtctcgcgatttacagtccatccatgcaaaaagttttgtaaatagactttatttagtactccaagcATATGTCAAAATATtagatgtgacgtttttttgtttatggGGTTTACGATTAAAgatctaaacatggcctaaaTACAAACTTTTATGGTCACCAGGTCTTGCATTTCATTGCATTGCATACAAGGGGTAATAACAGTCTTGTAGCCCCTGTTTTTATGCATGAGCAGGCCTGACAGCGGCTTTCCTTCCTCTGAAACGAATGCCTTTGACAGTTCCATGTCCACAAATGACTCACCACTTGTATGCTGAGGCGTGATGAACTGCTCACTGCTGCAGGACTGTTGAAAAGAACAAAAGAGAGAAATGTCTTACAGGGAAGGGATTCGCCTGCTCGCATTACATCAGTGCACAGGGAGATGCTGTGTGCCTTGTCTACGTGGGAGAATTCGTTTCATGTGGCAAAATTCAACGCGGTTTTATGACGCGTAACGACAGCTACCACTCTACTCGTTGTGATCGAATGGTACCcgaatactccctccatatcagAAAAAGAAGTCGTTTagaacatgagttagcatacaAGGAGTGATTAATTAAGAGTAATTTTTTCATGTTTGCCCATAATAAATATGGTGGCTGGTGCAACCTATACATAAACGGAAGCTGGTCCCGAGGCTGGAGGGTGCCTGATCGACTCCTGGCGGGCCCTCTTTTTTTACCCTTTCAGCAAAGTTACTGCATGGTGTGCGCAATCTCTGGACCCGAACGGACAATATTAATGTGCACGGGAGTCGAGCGGAGGGGTATCCTCGTCCAAAACATAAGGTCCGATGCTAAAACAACATCTTTTGCGCAAGATGCATCCAACGCGAGAACGACTAGTAAATCCggtacggagggagtagatgCCCGGGCCGGGTGAATTTACGACCAAAGTACCTTTTTTTTTGGAGGGGAGGGGTGTGGGTCCCGTTTGTCCTGCTTGAACTGAAAACGAACAAACTTTAGTTTGGCAGTGTGGCCACCAAATCTGAATCTTAAAAAGTTACGACCCAATGTTGTATGGGATACAATACAAAAGTACtcactccgttccaaattataagacattctaacaattttggagagtcaatttttttatatttgaccaaatttatataatagaataatgatatttattatataaCTAAGTActattagattctttattagttatatttttatagtacatcaatttgatatcataaatctttatatttttttctataattttggtcaaatttaagaTTACTCTGACTCTTCAAAATTCTTCAAATATcgtataatttggaacggagggagtatgataTCTCCGTTTGGTTTTCGTATGTTTGGCTGGGCTCGTCAACTCGTTTTTGCAGCACTGCTTGTTAGCATCAGAATTCAGAGAAACCCGAGGTCTCCAGTCCGCAAGCGGAGAGAGGCGAGTGCGCCAAGATTCGTGGCGAAGCCGTGAAAGTGACACGAACTGCAGCATGTTCTTTATTGGCCCGTCGAACAGTACTATGATTGGTACGTCCGTCCCTGTTTGTCTGCACCCTTTTCGTTTACAAACGCTGAACATCCCATATAGAGACTTgcctttttttttatcaaagcATACCTGTATTAAACGTTAAGGAAGATGTACAAAGACCAAGACAACAGGTACACCATACAAGGATACAGGAGATAGCTATACCACCCATTTTGCACAAAGGGCCTcaacaaaaaagaaattacattCAGGTCCCCAGACCCCTGTGCACCGAGAGCTCCAGAAATCCCCACCAACAGGGATCGCCggctccggccaccgccgcccagaTCGGAGGGAGCACCATCGCGCAAGCGCTTTGACAGAAGCCGCAGTAGACACTCGTTCCTAGGAACGAGATGAGGCTGTCGCCGAGAAGCTCGTTGGCCGGGGCCGCATCCCGAGCACCCTCGATCTCGGATCAAACCTCGCCGCCGATGACGACCGCCACCGCGGGAACCTCGAGCTCGATCCAACCACCCGTCTTCCGCAAAACCAGCAGCCACCACCGTACCTTCAAAGTAGAAAGCCGGCGCCCCCCACCGCCCCTCGAGGACAACGAGCCGCCGCCGACAGACTCCTGTACAGGGACTCCACGCGGGGAGACCCTCCTccacgagctcgccgccggcactgGAGTGGAGCACCGACGAGATGAGGGAGACTCGAACCCGTGTGCCTAATAATTCGAGTCGTCTCTGAACCATGCATTGCCCCGGCTGCGTGCCCGACCGTACGTACGGGTTCACCGCGACCAGATAGCCAGGAGGCACCTACCTAATTCAAAGCCGTGACTTGAACGAGGAAAAGCCTGATGGCCACATCACTGACGAGTGACGATCGCAATAGGCAACGGGCAATGGCTAGCTCCTGCCGGGCAGCAAGTTTTCCAATGAATCCTTGGATCCGTTTTCATATTCGTCTGATCGGTTCGTGGTAATTGCCAAGACATTTGTGGCTTCTTTTTGAAATGATAAACGGATAAAAAGTTTCTGATACATCTTTCACTCGAGCTAGTGTATCTTTCATTTGTTAACCGAACAACTTTAGAGTTACTTGGTCTCCGTTTGTAACTGCAGTAAATTTATCGATCGAGGCGTTTCGCAGCAGACGCCCCTTGCTTGCTCAGTTGCTTGCCCGCAATGCCTGGCATGCCTTGCTGCCCATCTCGCCAGGCGCAGGTTACTATCGAAGCATCATGTAACGATCAAGCCTATCTAGAGAGGAAGGGATTGGGGATTAGGCTAGAATTAGGGAATGACgagaagaacagaggagggaaATAGGGAAGAACTCGAGCGGGGAAGGAAGAACTCGAGCAGAGGAAGGAAATGCTTTGGGACTCTGTTCAACGATGTCCTCCAGTTTGTTACACAACAGTTATATGACCCGTTGACACCGACTCACGCCTATGCCCATTGGGCTTACATGAAAGGCCCAAATAGGGTCGGCCCAAGATACACTAGCCACTGGTACAGGAGGGCGTGACACTGCCCCCGTCTTCAGATCCAGCTTGTCCCCAAGGTGGAGCTACAGAAAACCGCCGGTTGATGTCATGCAGCTCTTCCCAGGTGGCCCAAGATGCAGGCCATCATTCCCATTGAATCAGCAATTCTGTCTTGGGTGAAACTCCTGAGCGAATACTGCAACGGTCCAGAACTCCAATGGGAGATACATCTGGAGTTGCTTCATTATGGAGAGAAATCAAGTCTGAACTGAACTAATCCTTAGAAGAGATGTGATGCTTGAGCTGGGACACATGCACCACTGGGTGAATTCGACTAGTTGGGGGCAAATCAAGTTTATAAGCAACCCGCTCCACCCGCTGTAATACCCGGAATGGTCCAAAATATTTGAAAGATAGCTTCTGGTTGTGTCTCTCTGCCACAGTCGTCTGAATATAAGGTTGTAGCTTCAAATAGACTGAATCACCCACTTCAAAGTGATGCTCACTTCGGTTTTTATCAGCTTGACTTTTCATCCTTTGCTGGGCTCTCAGCAACTGCTGTTGAATTACCTTAGTCAGCAAGTCACGCTCAGTTAACCATTGCTCAAGCTCAGGGATAGTAGAGGCATGAGGATCACGAATACCAAAATGGCGAGGGGGATGACCGTATAATACTTCAAATGGTGTCAGCTTGAGTGCAGAGTGATATGAAGTATTGTACTAATATTCTGCAAATGGTAACCATTTGCTCCATTGCTTTGGACAGGCATGGACTGTGTATCTGCGAAAGGCCTCTAAACACTGGTTCAGTCTTTTGGTTTGGCCATCCATTTGTGGATGATAGGACGAGCTCATCAACAACTGTGTGTCTGAAAGTTTGAATAGTTGTTGCAACATTTGACTGGTAAAGATTCTGTCCCTATCAAAGATGATTGATTTTGGTAACCCATGCAACTTGTAGATATTATCCATGTACAACTGAGCAACCAGGAGAGCAGTGAAAGGGTGTGATAGAGCTACAAAATGTCCATACTTGGAGAACTTATCCACCACAACCATGATCACATTCTTCTTGTTGGATACAGGTAACCCTTCAACAAAGTCCAAGGAAATCACTGTCCATGGTGCATCAGGTACTGGTAATGGGACAAGAAGACCAGGTGACTTGATGTGTTCAGGTTTAGCCTGCTGGCAGATGCTACATCCTTGCACATAAGTTGCAATAGTTTCTTTCATTTTTGGCCAGGCAAACAAAGCTTTGATTCTGTGATAAGTTGCTTGTATCCCTGAGTGTCCTCCCAATCCACTACTATGCAAGGCTTGGATAACATGTTGTTGTGCCAATTTATTGTTGCCAACCCATATCCTTCCATGAAATCTGATTACTCCATTCAAAAGAGAATAGCCCTTATCATTGGCAGATGAGACAGCCAACTCAGTCAACAATGCCTTAGCATCTGCATCCTCCTCATAACCTCTGATCAGGCACTCTTGCCAAGCTGGTGTGCATGAAGAAATTGCCAATAGTGCAGGTGACTCAGGGCACCTAGACAGGGCATCAGCAGCTAGGTTGTTGATCCCTTTCTTATATACAATCTTGAACTGAAGATCCATCAGTTTCAGTAATGCCTTGTGCTGCAACTTAGTGTGCACACGCTATTCTGTCAAATACAACAGACTTTTGTGATCAGTTCTGATCAAGAACTCTTGATGCTGTAAGTATGGACGCCATTTGTCGACTGCCATCAAAATGGCCATGCACTCTTTCTCATAAGTTGACAGAGCTTGATTTTTCTTGCATAAGGGTTTGCTTAAATAAGCAATTGGGTGACCTTCTTGCATCAACACAGCCCCTAGACCTTGATCACTTGCATCTGTCTCAAGAACAAAGGTCTTGGTAAAATCTGGTATGGCTAGTACAGGTGCTTCCATGACAGCCTTTTTTAGTAGCAGGAAGGCTTCATTGGTATCAGGTGTCCACTGGAAAATGATACCCTTTTTGAGCAATTGTGTAAGTGGCTTTCTGATTAAGCCATAATGCTTGATGAACTTTCTGTAATATCCAGTGAGGCCAAGAAATCTCCTCAGTTTCTTTAGATTTGATGGAACAGGCCACTGCGGGACAGCTGAGATTTTTTATGCTTCAGCTGCCACTCCTTCTGCTGAAATGCAATACCCCAAATATTCAATTTGTTGCTGTGCAAAGGAACACTTTGACAGTTTGATTAAGAACTGATGCTGATGTATGATCTACACTTTGACAGTTTGATTAAGAACTGATGCTGATGTATGATCTGAAACACTTGTTCCAAAAGGATGATGTGTTCCTCCAAAGTGGctgaatagatcagaatgtcatccATGAAGACCAACACCCCTTTTCTCAGTAGTGGTGCAAAGATCTGATTCATAACACTCTGAAATATGGCAGGGGCATTAGTGAGTCCAAAAGGCATCACAAGGAACTCATACAGACCACTATGTGTTCTGAAGGCTGTCTTGTGTTCATCACCCCTAGCAATTCTGATCTGATGGTAACCTAATCTGAAATCCAGTTTTGAAAACCATCTAGCTCTAGCCAATTCATCAATTAACTCATCAACAATGGGAAGAGGATGCTTATTTTTGATAGTGATATTGTTGAGACGTTTGTAATCAACACAGAATCTCCAAGAGCCATCTTTCTTCTTAACCAACAACATAGGTGAGGCATATGGGCTTGAGCTTGGTCTGATTGTACCATTCTTGAGCATATCACTGAGTTGCTTTTCAATCTCAATTTTCTGAACTAGGGCATATTTGTAGGGCCTGGTATTGACTGGTTGTGCACCAGGGACTAAAGCAATGTGGTGATCACAATATCTCTCTGGGGGTAAAGATGATGGTTCACTGAACAGGTGGGAGTATTCCTTCAGGAGATTAGAGACTGCAGCTGGTGTCACACTTGGTGTACCATCAGAAACAGACAGGACTGTAGAACCAAGATCCTGTATTGCAGAATTTTTCACTTCCTGTAGTAACTAGACGTAGTGAGATGCAGCCTTTCTCCTCAGCAGGCCCTTGAGCTTGTGTGCACTGATGGAAGTACATTTAGTCACAATAGGTATGACTCCTTTAAGAGTAATTCTCTTCTTCTGGTATGTGAATTTCATGACCTTTTTCTTCCAATGCACCCACATAGGGCTGCATTCCTCGAGCCAGTCCTGACCAAGTATCATATCATAGCATTTAAGAGGAAGTACACCAGCATCAACTGAGAAGGAATGCCATTGAGAACTCCACTATAAGCCAGGGATAATTGAATTGCAAATCATTGGGCTCCCGTCAGCTGCCTGATACTGAGCAGATGCACACTAAACCGTGTCAAGTTTCAGCTGAGTGGCTAAGTGCTGACTAATGAATGTTGCCACACTGCCACTATCAACCAGGATAAGCACCTCAGAACCAGCTACCATGCCTTGCAGCTTCATAGTCTTTCTTTTTGGAGTAGTAAGTGGGTCTCCCACTGCCATGACTGTGTCAGGTTCAACTTCTTCCTCACTGTCAGTATCTGCTGCATCATCCATAGTGTCAATGGCATCAAACAACTCTTCCAAGACATGCAGAGAAACTTGTTGAGAGCATCTGTGGTTGTGACCCCATTtctcaccacaattgaagcacaaTCCGTTCTTCTTCCTGAATGCCATTAATGCTTTCAGCTTATCTTCAGACTCGGTGGATTCAGGCTTTTGTTTAGGCAATTGCTACCTGTCAGATGTGTATGATTTAGCACGGTTAGAGGAGACAGCAGACTTGAAAGAGGGTCTACTATAGTCCTTCGCTGACCTCTTCTTGGCACATTCAAGTTCAGCCTCCTGTAATAGAGCCAAGGCACTGGCTTCTTGAACATTCTTCGGCCGATGTAGAGCTATCACAGAACGGATGTCTTCAGCCAGACCACCAAGAAACCGAGTAACAAAGTAGGTATCATCATAAGCTGGATTATAAAGTAGGTATCAGAAACCGAGCCAGTCTGCCTGAGAGAATCCAACTGCCGCAGTTGAGTCGGATACTGGTGGAGGTCAAATCGCTCCAAGACAGCCGAACAAAACTCCTCCCAATCAAGAACATGGCCTCTGCGCTCAAATGTCTGAAGCCAAGTCGCGGCTACGCCCGTGAAATTCAGTGCAGCGAACCATGTCTTCATGCTTGCCCCGACGGAGAAAACCTCAAAATACATACCACATTTATCACGCCAAAGTCACGGATTCTCTCCATCAAAGATAGGAAATGAAAGTTTGTGCAAATGTGGAGATCTTGGCAAATGAACGGCAGCAGAACCATGAGACTCAGAATGAGATTGATCAGGGTCAGTAACCATACCCGTGACCGGACGTGGCGGCTGGGAACCCAAGATCCTGCCGCCAGCGTCCCGGTGGCTCATCTCGATACGGTGCCCGCTGGGCCGCTTGTGGTAGAACCacttgaattatcccggctcaagtgcgctggccatcaccataaaggcaacaccgactcaaacgcacttcaaacggaacaattcttggtctgttgggtaacgtcccgatacaaccaccggatctcggatcgaacaagcatacccagcatgaaggcgagtccagagatattacaaccatacttcttacaacacaggcatagtagttattacaacaagttcaaagtattattatagctccaaactcagtaaaacgttatacaagacataagtttaaagttcagagtttaagcagtggaaaaaaacacgacggctacaacacgtcgcaaaaggataccaatctagcccaagcaaggtatcactcgtcggggttattgccggccggagacggatcccactctatggaccagccatagggcaaagagcagggccaagttagactagcggtctggtcctcaaaactcatacctgaaataggattcaacagcaaggctgagtatactaatactcagcaagacttaaccgtcaacagatatacttagtccacttagctagactatgcagggtcttgtaaggctctggttttccttttgctaaaa contains:
- the LOC120706088 gene encoding endo-1,4-beta-xylanase 1-like, which codes for MFLCKLQQLDVGFVAKRCARCTHVQGTCHWLLIPSFKAKHPSKPRATDVLGAFPELSAAHPTALMVSSTSHPSPARRSRACVLLSIRHTLCTRHVSSLPHCLGYHVCRAQEETAHFGMNLVDGHCDSEDGLAGWAPSGSCTLSAHAEDPPAADALPPPLAATADGDDDEEEEEAVWRARKPSGRYVLAAHRRDEKDGLCRALSRAPRPKVTYRVAGWVGVGGGGAEGSHAVHVEVRVDDHRRVGGGVVVVEPGKWGDIKGSFRVDDDEPPRGAKVYVHGPPAGVDFKVMDLQVCAVNKIPRLRHLRKKADRVRKRDVVLKLSSRGAEDGVSGVAGARIQVIQVQNSFPIGSCITKAGIQNPAYVDFFTRHFDWAVLENELKWYYTEAVQGLVSYADADELIGFCDRHGKPVRGHCIFWAVENAVQPWVRALNGDQLRAAVEARLRGLVSRYAGRFPHYEVNNEMLHGAFFSQRLGDDVNAHMFRETARIDPAPALFVNDYNVESANDPNATPEKYVALVTDLQRRGAPVGGIGIQGHVTHPVGDIICDALDKLAATGLPIWVTELDVSAADEAVRADDLEIVLREAFAHPAVEGVMLWGFMQGHMWRSHGQLVNADGRLTEAGSRFAGLRREWTSHARGKVDADGTFRFRGFHGTYQVFLTTAAGEVKKQTFDVKKGDVPLVLDMNF